A window of Scytonema millei VB511283 genomic DNA:
TTTGCTTGGGCGCATCCCGGTAAGCCAAGAGCTGCTGATGACACCTTCAATCCTCCAGCACCAAGCGCAGAAGTGCCATTACCGCACTTTTGTCTGTTGCTTTTAGAACCAATGCAGGTAGATCGCTTAGAATTGCGTGGCGACCCTCAAAACCGTACTATGTACACTTGGTTAGAAGGCGATCGTACTTGGTCTACTCAAGCCGTCAATCCTTAAACTAAGCCATTTTAAAAAACCAGACTCCTGTACGGGCGCACGGCTGTGCGCTCCTACTTACTACTCGCTCTGCGATCAAATCCCCGCACCATCGAGGAATTGTTGAATCACTTTATCTCTCATCTGACAGCTAGCAGCAGCGGGAAGAGACATGACTACAGAATCCTGGTGTGCTTGCTGCTGTTGTACTTTTTCTAGCTGTTGTTCTAACGCTTCAATTCTGTCAACGAGAGCGCGAATGACCTCTGCTTCTGAGTCAGGTAAGCTACCGTGTTCCAACGGATCGACTCTAGCCCCAGAACGGTAGATAATTCGACCTGGCACGCCAACAACAGTGCAATTAGAAGGTACATCGCGTAAAACAACAGAACCCGCTCCAATTCTGACGTTACTGCCAAGTTCGATGTTACCGAGGACTTTTGCCCCCGCACCCACCACGACATTATTTCCCACAGTCGGGTGACGCTTGCCGCTTTCTTTACCCGTACCACCCAGAGTCACGCCTTGGTAGAGCAGAACGTCATCACCCACGATCGCGGTTTCGCCAATCACGACCCCCATACCGTGGTCGATAAAAAAACCCTTGCCAATTGTCGCGCCAGGGTGAATCTCAATCCCAGTTAAAAATCGGGCGATCGCGGAAATAAAGCGTGGAATGAAGGGAAGACGCAGTTTGTAGAGTTGATGCGCCACTCGATGGAAGACAATTGCCTGTAAACCAGGGTAACATAACAGTACCTCTAGCCAGTTACGGGCAGCAGGGTCGCGGTCAAAAATAATCTTGAAGTCAGCAGCTATGGTAGATAGCACGGGTCAATGCCTAGCTAGGACAAAATTTTTACTTCTTTTATCTTATCTCTCACCGTGCGATCGATAAAGTTTATTTGCGTTCTTCTCAGTGTAGATATCTCGACCTCTTTTTTCCTAACTTCTCTACCTGGTTCCCAATCGTGCCTCCACTCCTATTAATTACCTTGCTACTATTTACAGCATCGATGGTGACTAATATATTCGTCCTAACTCCTATAGAGTTAATCAGGCACGTGAATATACCAAATTGGTTGATTTTGGGTGGGCTATTGTTAGTTTTTCTGTGGTGTTTTGGAGAAGAGTGAAACGAAAGTTCTTTAAAGTTCTTTATGGCTTGATAGTCTT
This region includes:
- the cysE gene encoding serine O-acetyltransferase, whose amino-acid sequence is MLSTIAADFKIIFDRDPAARNWLEVLLCYPGLQAIVFHRVAHQLYKLRLPFIPRFISAIARFLTGIEIHPGATIGKGFFIDHGMGVVIGETAIVGDDVLLYQGVTLGGTGKESGKRHPTVGNNVVVGAGAKVLGNIELGSNVRIGAGSVVLRDVPSNCTVVGVPGRIIYRSGARVDPLEHGSLPDSEAEVIRALVDRIEALEQQLEKVQQQQAHQDSVVMSLPAAASCQMRDKVIQQFLDGAGI